CGTGGTGATGGCGGTCGGCAAGGCCGGCGAGCCCGCCAACCGCGACAAGCTGTCGATCTCGTTCAACGGCGTCCGCGTCGCCAAAAGCGGCGCGCGCGATCCTTCCTACAACGAGGAAGAGGTCTCGGAAGCGATGAAGAACGACAAGATCCAGATCAGGATCGCGCTTGGGCTCGGCAAGGGCCGCGACCGCGTGCTGACCTGCGACCTCACCAAGGAATATGTCGCGATCAACGGCGACTATCGTTCATAGGAATGGCTGACCTGAAGCTCACGCTGGTCGTTGCAGTCGCGCTGGTCGATGCCGACAAGCGCGTCCTGATCGCGCAGCGCCCCGAAGGCAAGGCGATGGCCGGCCTGTGGGAGTTTCCCGGCGGCAAGGTCGAGCCCGGCGAGCGGCCGGAACAGACGTTGATCCGCGAGCTGCACGAAGAGATCGGCATCACCGTCAGCGAGCCGTGCCTGGCGCCGCTCACCTTCGCAAGCCATCCTTACGAAAACTTCCATCTCCTGATGCCGCTCTATGTCTGCCGGCGCTGGGAAGGCATCGTGACGGCGCGCGAGGGCCAGCGGCTTGCCTGGGTGCGCGCCAATAAATTGCGCGACTACCCGATGCCGCCCGCGGACATTCCACTGATCCCGCATCTGATCGATCTGTTGATGTAAGGGCGAGGCCGGCCGCCTCCCCCTCGTCATGCCCGGGCTTGACCCGGGCATCCATCGACAAAGCTTTCTCTCAAAAAAGCCTTCTCTCAAAGGAGATGGATCGCCGGGGTCAAGCCCGGCGATGACAGCATCAGGTGCGTTTCGTCGTCCCCTTCACCGCCGCTTCGAGGCTCGACTTCGCCGAGCCCGGCCGCAAAGGCTGCTGCTGGCTGTCATGCGGCGCCCAGCCGGAGAGCCAGACCAGATCGAAGGTGGCGCGGATGCGCCCGTCCGGGTCGGCGAAGCGCTCGCGATAGATCTCGGCCATCCGCAGCAGCGTCGCCCGCCGCGTCGGGACGCGACGGCGTTCGACGAGAATGTTGCTCGCGCCCATCGCCCTGAGATCGGCCATCAGCGCAAAGGCGCTGTCGTAGCGCACGGTGACGCGGTCGACGTCGGTGACCGGCAGCGCAAGGCCTGCGCGCTGGACCAGCGCGCCGAGGTCGCGCAGGTCGGCAAACGGCGCGACCCGCGGCGACACCCCGCCCTCGCATTCGCTTTCAGCGGCAGCAAAGCTTTGCCGGAGCTCGATGAGGCTGTCGCCGCCGACCAGCACGGCCAAGAGCAGGCCGTCTGGCTTGAGGGCTCGGCGGATCTGCGCGAGCACGCCGGGCAGGTCATTCGCAAACTGAAACGCCAGCGCGGAGACCGCGAGATCAAGCGAGGCCGGCGCGAGCGGCAGCGCCTCGCTCGCCGATGAGGCCTCGATATGCGCAATCCCGTCGCAGCGCCGGCGCAAGCGCGTGGTGAGTGCATCGCCTGGCGTCCAGATGTCAGCGACGTGGACAAAATTCCGGTTCACGGCGGCGAGCCGATCTTCCAGGTCCTCGACGACGCGATCGAGTAGGAAGGTGACCGCGCCGTCGCGCCGCGCGCGATCCTGGCGTTGCCTGAGCAGCGCGCGGTCGAACAGGACGGGCATCGAATTCTCGGCCATGACCTGCTGGTTACGCCGATCCCGCCGCCTCTGGCAATGCGCTTGAGCACCGCGCGCCCCGGCGCTAGCCTTGGCCCATGGACGCCGAGACCGCCCGTTCCCGCGACCTTGCCGGCCCGCTGCGCCGCGCGCTCACCACCTGCCGCGCGGCGTGGCGAAGCGCCGCCCGGCTCGTGCTCGACGTCGCGCTGCCGACGCTGTGCGTCGCCTGCCGCGAGCCGGTGGCAGGCGACGGCGTCTGCGCGAGCTGCTGGTCGAAGCTGTCGTTCATCGCGCCGCCCTATTGCCCGCGGCTCGGCATTCCCTTCGTCTATGATCCCGGCCCTGACATGCTGTCGATGGAGGCGATCGCCAATCCGCCGGCCTACCAGCGGGCGCGCGCCGCGGTGCGCTATGACGATGTGGCGCGCACGCTGGTGCATGCGCTGAAATACCAGGACCGCACGGATCTGGCCCCGGCAATGGGACGCTGGATGGCGCGGGCCGGCAAGGAGCTGCTCGGCGAGGCCGACATGCTGGTTCCGGTGCCGCTGCATTGGCGGCGGGCCTGGGGACGGCGCTACAACCAGTCCGGCGCGCTGGGCCGCGCGATCGCGGACGCGAGCGGCGTCACCCTGCGCGGCGACCTGCTGCAGCGGGTGCGGGCGACCGAGCAGCAGGTCGGGCTGTCCCGGCCGCAGCGGGCGAGCAATGTGCAGGGCGCATTCAAGGTATCTCCGGACCGCCAGTCCGAGGTGCAGGGCCGGCGGATCATCCTGGTCGACGACGTCCTGACCTCGGGCGCCACGGTGGACGCCTGCGCGCGGGTGCTGCTGCGCGCCAGGGCGGCGCAAGTCGACGTGCTGGTGTTTGCCCGGGTTGTGGATACCCACCGCCGTCCCATATAATCCGGGCATAAGCCCCCACTGAGCGCGCCATGACCGCCATCGAAATCTACACCCGCCCGGGATGCGGCTATTGCAGCGCCGCGAAATCGCTGCTGAGCCGCAAGAAGGCGACGTTCACCGAGTTCGACATCGCGAAAAACCCGACTTGGCGGCAGGAGATGTATGACCGCGCCGGCGCCGGCTCGACCTTTCCGCAGATCTTCATCGGCACCACCCATGTCGGCGGCTGCGACGAGCTTTACGCGCTCGACCGCGAGGGCAAGTTGGACGTCATGCTGAATGGCCAAAAGGCTTCCTGATGAGCGCTGACAAGACCTTCACCGCGGCGATGGTGCAGATGCGCACCGGCCTTCTGCCCGAGGCGAGCCTCGAGCAGGGCGTCGCGCTGATCCGCGAGGCGGCGGCCCAGGGTGCCGATTATGTGCAGACGCCCGAAGTCAGCAACATGATGCAGGTGAACCGCAAGGCGCTGTTCGAGCATCTTGCGGCCGAGGACGACGACAAGTCGCTGAAGGCCTACCGCGGGCTGGCGCAGGAACTCAAGATCCACCTGCATATCGGCTCGCTGGCGCTGCGCTTCTCGCCCGAGAAGGCGGTCAACCGCTCGTTCCTGATCGCACCTGATGGCCAGGTGCTCGCGTGCTACGACAAGATCCACATGTTCGACATCGATCTTGGCGGCGGCGAGAGCTACCGCGAATCCGCGAACTACCAGCCGGGCGAGACCGCCGTGATCTCCGACCTGCCCTGGGGCCGGATCGGGCTGACCATCTGCTATGACGTGCGCTTTCCCGCGCTGTACCGCGCGCTCGCCGAAAGCGGCGCATGGTTCCTCACGGTGCCTTCCGCTTTCACCAAAAAGACCGGCGAGGCGCACTGGCACACGCTGCTGCGCGCACGCGCGATCGAGACCGGCTGCTTCGTGTTCGCCGCGGCGCAGGCCGGACTGCACGAGAACAAGCGCGAGACCTTTGGCCATTCGCTGATCGTCGATCCCTGGGGCGTGGTGCTGGCCGAAGGCGGCGTCGAGCCCGGCGTGTTCCTCGCAACGATCGATCCCGCCAAGGTCGAGACCGCGCGCAAGGCGATCCCCTCGCTGCAGCATGGCCGGCGCTTTGGCATCGCCGATCCCAAGGCTGGTCCGGAGCATCTGCACCTCGTAAGGGGATCGGCATGATCCGCTATACCCTGCGTTGCGAGCGGGACCACGCCTTCGAGAGCTGGTTCCAGAGCTCGGCCGCCTACGATTCGCAGGTCAGGCGCAAGCTCGTCACCTGCCCGGTGTGCGGCTCGGCCAAGGTCGAAAAGGCCATCATGGCCCCGCAGATCGTGAGCAAGAAGGGCCGCCGGCAGGAAGACGCGCCGACGCCGCGTCCAGCCGCGGGGGCCGAGGCGCCCGCGCCGGATTCGACGCCGCTGCTGATGACGCAGGAGCGCGAGCTGCGCGCCAAGCTGAAGGAACTGCGCGACCACATCGTCAAGAACGCCGACAATGTCGGCGAGCGCTTCCCCAACGAGGCGCGCGCGATGCATTACGGCGACAAGGAACACCGTCCGATCTATGGCGAGGCTTCGCCGGAAGAGGCGAAGTCGCTGATCGATGAAGGCATCGAGGTCTCCCCGCTGCCGACCCTGCCGGACGATCGCAACTGACGCGCGGCGTCATTCCCGCCTTGCCGATTTCTCAGGGACGAAACCGGGGACGACGGTCGTCAATCCACCCGCCAATCGCGTAACGGCCCGCCAAGCACCGGCGCAGATCATTGCTGCTTTACGAGCGGACAAGAGCTTTCGGAAAGCGGACGAAAGGCCTCTTCAGCGGGGATCGTTGCCAATAGCCGATAGTAATCCCATGCGGCCGTCGACTCCTCAGGTCGCTTCACTTCGAACAGATACATGTCGTGAAGTTGCCGGCCGTCTTCGCGAACACTGCCCTGCCCGAAAACAGAATCGACGGTAGGCTTTCGTTTCATGTCCGCGACGGTCGCAGCTCCCGACTTGGTGCCCGCGACGGCAACCGACTTCAGATAATGCAACGTGGCCGAGTAGGCACCGGCGTGAACCTGGGTAGGAACACGTCCGGGCATTTTCTCGGCGAAACGCTTTGCAAAGGACCGCGTTTCATCATTCAAGTTCCAATAATAGGCCTCCGTTAGAACGAGCCCTCGTGCGGCTTTCAGCCCGAGGCTATGAACGTCGGTGATGAAAAACAACAGGGCCGCGAGTTTCGTACCACCATCGGCAATACCGAATTCATTGGCCTGCTTGATCGCGTTGACGGTGTCGGTGCCCGCGTTTGCAAGGCCAATCACTTTCGGCTTGGCGGCCTGCGCCTGCAACAGGAAGGACGAGAAATCGCTGGTATTCAGCGGATGCTTGACGCTCCCCACGACCTTTCCACCCTTCGCCGTGACGACCGCGCCTGTGTCCCGCTCCAACGCGCGACCGAACGCGTAGTCTGCTGTGAGGAAAAACCAGGTATCGCCGCCGGAACTTGCCAGCGCGCCTCCTGTCCCGTGACTAAGCGCATATGTATCGTAGGTCCAATGCACGGTGTTTGGCGAGCAGGCCTTTCCCGTGAGGTCGGGAGTTGCCGGACCGCTCGCAAGAAACACCTTGTCCTTGTCCTTCGCGATCTCACTTACCGCGAGTGCGACGCCCGAGTTTGCGGCATCGACGATCGCATCAACGCCCTCCAGGTCAAACCACCTTCGGGCAATCGCGCTGCCGATATCGGCCTTGTTTTGGTGATCAGCGGATATGATTTCGACAGAGATATCGCTGTTCTGCCTCCTGAACTCTTCGACGGCCAGACGCGTCCCGACGACCGAGCCTTCACCGGCAAAGTCCGCGTAAGGGCCGCTCAAATCCGTCAGCACACCGATCTTCACTGACGTTTGCGAATGAGCGTCAACAGTCGAAAGAAGAAGGGTGCAGAAGGCGACGACACCGATTGCTCTCATTGTTTCCTCTGTTCCGATTTTCATCGGACATCCTGTCCGGGCCTGAACCGGGGGCGCCTGTCATCTACTCTGTTGGCTTTCGAAATCGCCCGCTCCAGCGTATTCGGGGCCAGCACCTCGACCTCGAAATTGATGTTGGTGTCGTTCTTCAGCCGGCGCTTGACCTGCTTGGCCAGTTCGCTGTCGAATTCCGCCAGATTGTCGGTGCTGGCCGCCGGATCGCGCTCGACCCGCACCGTCGCCGTATCCAGCGCGCCACTGCGTTCGAGCAGGATCTTGAACTCGATCCCGGTTCCCGGCACCGACAGCAGGGAACGCTGGACCTGGCTCGGATAAACATTGGCGCCGCGGATCAGCAGCATGTCGTCCAGGCGGCCGTAGACGCCCATCGGAAGGCGCGGATAGGTGCGACCGCAGCCGCAGGGCTCGTGGGTCATGTGCGACTCATCGCCCGAATAGAAGCGGATCATCGGCTGCGACTGCCGCCGCAGATGGGTGTAGACGACCGCCCCGCTCTCTCCGTCGGGAAGCGCGCGGTTCGGATTGTCCTTGGCGACGATCTCGGTCCAGACCTCGTCCTGCATCACGTGCACGCCATGGCCCCGCTCGCATTCCGCGTTGGTGCCCCACGGCGTCATCTCTGATGTCGTCGCCATGTCGCGCACGACGATGCCCCAGCCGCTCTCCAGGGCCTGGCGCGTTCCGGGGATCGACGAGCCCGGCTCGCCGATGAAGATTCCCAGACGCAGCGGCGAGGTCGATGGATCGAGCCCCATCGATCTTGCCACCTCCAGCATGTGCAGGGCGTAGCTCGGCGTCGTGATCAGCACGGTCGACTTGACCCGCCACATCAGCTCGATCTGCCGCTCGGTTTCGCCCGCGCCGATCGGGAAGGCCGTCGCCCCGAGCCGCTCGATGCCGAGCAGCGAGCCCCAGCCTCCCATGAACAGGCTGAACACCGTCGCAAGCTGCACGACATCGCCCGGCCGCACGCCGCAGGTGAAGAAGGCCTGCGCCATCACATCGGCGATGTAGTCCCAGTCGCCACGCGAGATCGCGTAGAGCGTCGGCTTTCCGCTGGTGCCGGAAGACCCATGCACGCGGCAGATACCGACCGGGCCGGCGCCGACATAGCTGCCGAACGGGGGATGCTCGGCCTGGTCGTCGCGCAGCATCTGCTTGGTGATGACAGGCACGCGCTCGGTGAAGGCGGCGATCGAGTTCACCTGGTCGGGGTGAAAACCGGCGCGATCGTAGTGTCGCCGGTAGAACGGCAGATGCTCATAGGCATAGCGCAACTGCTGCCGCATCAAGCCGAGTATCTCCGCCTCGCGCACCTCGCGCGGCCGGGTCTCCTTGTCGGAATTCCAATAGGCCCGCTGTTCTGCCATGCGTCGGCCTCCCCTCGCTTTTATTAACTAAACGATTGTTTAGCTAAACTCAGATCGGGCGTCAAGATGTCTGCCAGAACCGCACTAAATGATCGCAAATTCGCTGACTATCGATTAGATTTGGATTTGACGGCAGGCGACCTTGTCTAGGAGCGTGTCCAGTGCTAAACGATCGTTTAGTTATCTAGGAGACGTGATTTGGCTGCCACCCTTGCAAAGCAACAGGCGAACCGCTGGCCGGCGCTGCTGGAAGCCGCCGCAGCGCTTTTCGCCGAGCGCGGCTATCACGCAACGACCATTCGCGACGTGGCCGAGGCCGCCGGCGTGACGCCGGGCGCGCTCTATTTCCACGTCCCGACCAAGCAGGCCCTGCTTGTCGCGGTCTATGCCGAAGGCGTCGACCGCATCGTCCGCCACGTCGACGCCTTGGTCGATCAGGAAACCGAGCCGGCGCTGCGGTTCCGGCGCGCGATCGAGGCGCATCTCGAATCCATCCTTGATGCCAGCGCGTTCGCCCGCGTCATCGTCCGGGTGCTTCCGGACGACGTGCCGGAAGCCGCGGCCGAGCTGCGCGCCCAGCGCGACCGCTACGAAACGCGATTCCGCGCCCTGATCGCCGCGCTCGACCTGCCCGCTGGCCGCTCGCCGACCCTGCTCAGGATGCTGCTGCTGGGCGCCCTGAACGCGACGCCGATCTGGTATCGGCGAGCGCATGGCGGCCTGGACGCCATCGTTGATGAGTTCGTCGCCGTGTTCGGCATCGGTCCGTCCGGCGCCGAAGCCAAACCCCGACGCAGGTCAAGATGATGATGAAAGTCGACGCGCTGCCGATCCGCGTTCTCGTGACGAAAATCGGCCTCGACGGGCACGACCGCGGCAGCCGAATCGTCGCCGCCTATCTGCGCGATGCCGGCATGGAGGTGATCTACACCCCGCCGTGGCAGACCATTCCGGGCGTGGTGAAGCTCGCCACCGAGGAGGATGTCGACGTCATCGGCATCAGTTCGCTCGCGACCGATCACCTGATCGTGCCGAAAATGATGGACGCGCTGCGGACGACGGGGCTCGGCCATGTCCGCGTCATCGTCGGCGGCATCGTGCCTGACGAGGAAAAAGCCGCACTGCTTGCCGCCGGCGTCAGCCGGATTTTCGGGCCCGGCGCGGGGCGCGAGGAGATTGTTGATTGCGTTGCCGCGCTCGGCCAGCAATCGCGGGCGGCGCGCAGCGACGAATTTTCGGAGGCAACCCCATGACCCGGACGGCGATCCAGCTTCCGCTCCCCGGCTTCGAACAGGCGCAGGGCGAGTGGCGTGCGCAATATGCCCGCCAGATCGGCGACGAGAAAGCGACCCGCAACCGGTCCGGAATAGAGATCCAGCCGCTCTATTCGCCGCGCGACTGGAACGGCGAGCGGTATCTCGAGGACCTCGGCTTTCCCGGCCAGTTTCCGTTCACGCGCGGCATTTACCCGACCATGCATCGCGGGCGCACCTGGACGCAGCGCCAGCTGATCGGCCTCGGCACGCCCGAGGACTACAACAGGCGGGTGCGACGCATCATCGACGCAGGCGCCACCGCAATCAGCCTGTTGCCGTGCTGCTCGGGATTTCGCGGCATCGACTGCGACGAGGTCGATCCGGTGCTGCTCGGCACCTGCGGCACCGTGATCAACACCACCGACCACATGGACAGCGCGCTCGACGGCGTTCCGATCGGCGAAATCTCGACCGCGATGAACGACCCGTCGCCCTTCACGCTGCTCGCCTTCACCCTCGGCGTGGCGCGGCGGCGCGGCATCGACTGGCGCTCGGTGACGGGCACGTCCAACCAGAGCGACTACATTTCGCATTTCATCGCCAATCATCAGTTCTACCGCCTGTCGCTGCCGGGCTCGCGGCGGGTGCTGCTCGACCATATCGAATTTTGCCGGCGTCACGTCCCGAACTGGAATCCGGTCTCCGTGGTCGGCCAGCACATGCAGCAGGCGGGCGCGACCCCGGCCGAAACCATGGGCTTCACGCTGTCGACCGCGATCCAGTACGCCGAGGACTGCATCGCGCGCGGCATGGACATTGACGACGTGTTGCGCCGTTTCACCTTCTTCTTCGACATCTCGATCTCGCTGTTCGAGGAGGTGGCGAAATTCCGCGCCGGCCGCCGCATCTGGGCCAGGATCGCGCGGGACCGGCTGGGCGCGAAGGATCCCGCGTGCTGGAGATTCAAATTCCACGGCCAGACCTCCGGCGTCGACCTGACCCAGCAGCAGCCGCTCAACAACATCGCGCGCGTCTCGATCCAGGCCATCGCCGGGATCCTGAGCGGGCTGCAATCGCTACATACGGATGCCTATGACGAGGCGATCGCCTGCCCGAGCGAGGAAACCGCGCGCGTTGCGGTAGCGACGCAGAACATCCTGCGCGACGAGGCCAGGCTCTGCGACGTGATCGATCCCTTGGGCGGCTCGTATTATGTCGAGCGCCTGACCGACCAGATGGAGGCGGAGATCGAAGGCGTGATTGCGAAGATCGACGCCGCCGGCGGCATGTACAAGGCCGCGGAAGCCGGCCTGGTCCAGACCATGATCGGCGAATCGGCGCTCGCCTTCCAGGAGCAGGTCGATACCGGCGCCCGCAAGATCGTCGGGGTCAATTGCTATCAGATCGAGGAAGATCCGACGGTCCCGCCGGCCGAGCGGCCCGATGCCGAGGCGATGCTCCGGCATGTCGAACGTTTCAAGGCGTTCAAGGGCGAGCGCAGCCAGCGCGAGGTCGCCCGCGCGCTCGACGCATTGGCGCGCGCCGCCAACAGCACAGATGAGAATGTCTTCGAAAAAGTGGTGGAGGCGACCGAAGCGGGCGTGACGCATGGCGAAGTGGTGAGCTGCCTGCGTCGCGAGCTCGGCTTCGGGCATCCGCTGATCGTTGCCTGAGCCGATGGCCGCGGATTCCATGGCAACATCATTGCTGGAACGGCTGCGGGCCGGCGATCCCAGGGCCATGGCGCGCGCCATCACGATCGCCGAAGCGGGCGGCCCCGCCGCCGCCAGCCTGCATCGCGCAATTCTGCCGCAGACCGGCAACGCGCTCACGGTCGGATTCACCGGGCCGCCCGGCGCCGGCAAGTCGACGCTGATCGACGCGTTCGTGGCGGAGCTGCGCAAGAGCGGACGCACGGTGGCCGTCGCCGCGGTCGATCCGTCAAGCCCGCTCTCCGGCGGCGCGGTGCTCGGCGACAGGGTGCGGATGGGGCGGCATACCGAAGACGCCGGCGTGTTCATCCGCTCGATTGCCTCGCGCGGCCACCTCGGCGGGCTGAGCGACAGCATCCAGCCGATCGTCGACATCCTCGATTTCGCGCGCCGCGACGTCATCGTGGTCGAGACCGTCGGCGCCGGGCAGTCCGAGGTCGAGATCGTCGAGGTCGCCGATGTCAGGGTCGTCGTGAATGCCCCGGGCCTCGGCGACGACGTGCAGGCGATCAAGGCCGGAATACTGGAGATCGCGAACGTACTCGTCGTCAACAAGGCCGATCTTCCGCTGGCCGCGCGCACCGTCCGGCAGCTTCGCAGCATGCTGAGCCTGCGCCGCGAGAGCGACAGGAATGTGCCTGTCATCGAGACGGTGGCAAGCTCCGGGCAGGGCATCGTCGAGCTGCTTGAAGCGGTCCTCAACGTGGCGCCACGCACGCCGGCCGAGCGTCAGGCGCGCCGTCGCGCCCGCATCCGCCGGCTGGTCGCGGAGGCGGCCGCGGCCGAGGTCCGGCGCGCCATCATGGAACGGAGCGACGAAACATTCCTGAATGCGCTGCGCGAGGTCGAAGCGGGAGAGCTTGCGATCGCCGCGGCGGCGCGCATGGCCCTCGCATCGCACGGCGCGGAGCACGACGGCGCCGCAACCCTCGCCACGATCGGCACCCAACACGATGAAACCGTTACCTGACGATCCCGCACAACGAGCTGAGCACTGCGCGGCCCTCATGCTCTCGGGCGACGCGCCCGCCAGGGCGTTCGGCTTTTCGCTTCGCCGGGCCGGCCCCGGCGAGGCCGAGATCGAGATGACGGTGTCGCAGGCCGGCCTGAACGTCTTCGGTACATGTCATGGCGGCGTCCTGTTCACGCTGGCCGACACGGCGTTCTCGATCGCCTGCAACAGCCACGGACGGCAGTCGGTGGCGCAGCAATGCAGCATCACCTTCGTCCGCCCTGTGCGCCCCGGCGATCGCCTGATCGCACACGCCCTGGAGCGCTGCCGCACCAGCCGCACCGCGATCTATGACTGCACCGTCGCGAATGCGGCGGACGGCCGTATCGTCGCGGAATTCCGCGGCCATTCGCGCACCATCGCCGACACGATGCCTGCATAGCGCTGCACGCCGCCGCCATCTCACGACGGCCGGCTTTCCGGAAAATCCCCGGCCCGGTTGACGCGAGCGCGCGTTCGTCGCAGAGACGTTATCCCAATCCGGGCCAAAGGACCGTTCATGAGCCCTGAATCGCTTCATTCCTGGCAGCTTTGGGCGTTTCTGTCCGCCATCTTCGCTGCGCTGACCGCGATCTTCGCCAAGGTGGGCGTCGAGGGCATCAATTCCGACCTCGCGACCCTGATCCGCACCGTGATCGTGCTGATCACGCTGACGCTGATCCTGTTTGCGACCGGCCAGTTCTCGCATCCCGGTCCGATCTCGACCAAGAGCTGGCTGTTCCTGCTGCTCTCGGGATTGGGGACCGGCGCGTCCTGGCTGTGCTATTTCCGCGCGCTGAAGCTCGGGCCGGCCACGCTGGTGGCGCCGATCGACAAGCTGAGCGTGGTCCTGGTCGCGCTGTTCGGCGTGGTTTTCCTGGGCGAGCGGCCATCGTTCACGGGCTGGATCGGCATTGCGCTGATCTCGGCCGGCGCCGTCTTGATTGCCGTCAGGAGCTAGTGTGCCGGTTCTGACATTCGCATCATTTTGTGGAGCCACGTTTGCGAATGTCAGAATCAAAGGGACACCAGCAGATATAGGATTCCAGTGCGGCTTTGGCTCTGACGTTCCCTTGAGGAATGTGCCGCGAGAGTGAAAGGAACGTCAGAGCCGCCACACTAGGCCGCAACCAGCAGCGCGACCCCGATCACGATCAGCACGATGCCGGAGATCTCGCGCGCCGAGACGGGCTGCTTGAACGAGTAATAGGCGACGGCCTGCGCGAACAGCACCTCGATCAGCGCCAGCGTGCGGACATTGGCGGCGGCGGTCAGCGCAAAGGCGAGAAACCAGAACTGCGAGGCGAACGCGCCCATGAAGCCCGCCAGCATCGACGGCTTCCAGAGGCCGAAGATCGCCTGCAGGATCTTTGGCGCGCGGGCGAGCAGATAGACCGTCAGCACGGCGGTCTGCACGAACAGCCCGAGCACCAGCGTGAAGGAAGCCGCGGTCACAAAGGACACGCCCGAGACCGTGATGATCGCGCCGCGGAAGCCGACCGCCGACAGCGCGAAGGCGGCGGCCGAGACGAGGCCGATGATGGTCGGCTTGAGCTCGGCAAAACCTTTCTCGCCGCCGGGGCGCAGCGCCGTGATGACGACGCCGATGGTCGCGATCAGGATCGCGACCACCTTGAGCGCGGTGAGATGATCGCCGAGAAAGACGAAGCCGAAGATCGCGGTCTGGATCGCTTCGGTCTTCAGGTAGGCCGTGGTCACCACGAAGGAGCGGTCGTTCATCGCGAGCAGCATCAGCCCGGTGGCGACGATCTGGCTCAGCGCGCCGAGCAGAAGCCACGGCCAGAACGCTGATGTCGGCACCGGCATCGGGTCGCCCGATACCGCGAGCACCACGACGAAGAACAGCACCGAGAACGGGAAACCGAACAGGAAGCGGATGTTGGTCGCGCCCCAGGTGCCGAGCGCACCCGTCAGCGAGCGCTGCATCGCGTTGCGCGCGACCTGGCCCAGCGCTGCAACGATGGTGAAGGGGATCCAGAGGGTGGCGACGGAGAACATCAACGGAATTCATCGACCGGGGGAAGCGCCACCGTGCCGGGCGCGGCGCATGCGGTCAATCGGGCCGGCGCATGACAGGATTGCGCGACCCTTTTGAAGAGGCCGCGTTCGCGTCACAAGCCTCACACCATCCCCTCCGCCACCACCATGTAGTTGACGTCGGTGTCGGCGGAGAGGCTCCATTTGTCGGCGAAGGGGCTGTAGACCACGCCGGTCTGGTCGGTGACGACGAGGCGGTTGTCGAGC
This genomic interval from Bradyrhizobium sp. NP1 contains the following:
- the mutT gene encoding 8-oxo-dGTP diphosphatase MutT → MADLKLTLVVAVALVDADKRVLIAQRPEGKAMAGLWEFPGGKVEPGERPEQTLIRELHEEIGITVSEPCLAPLTFASHPYENFHLLMPLYVCRRWEGIVTAREGQRLAWVRANKLRDYPMPPADIPLIPHLIDLLM
- a CDS encoding methyltransferase domain-containing protein, whose protein sequence is MAENSMPVLFDRALLRQRQDRARRDGAVTFLLDRVVEDLEDRLAAVNRNFVHVADIWTPGDALTTRLRRRCDGIAHIEASSASEALPLAPASLDLAVSALAFQFANDLPGVLAQIRRALKPDGLLLAVLVGGDSLIELRQSFAAAESECEGGVSPRVAPFADLRDLGALVQRAGLALPVTDVDRVTVRYDSAFALMADLRAMGASNILVERRRVPTRRATLLRMAEIYRERFADPDGRIRATFDLVWLSGWAPHDSQQQPLRPGSAKSSLEAAVKGTTKRT
- a CDS encoding ComF family protein, yielding MDAETARSRDLAGPLRRALTTCRAAWRSAARLVLDVALPTLCVACREPVAGDGVCASCWSKLSFIAPPYCPRLGIPFVYDPGPDMLSMEAIANPPAYQRARAAVRYDDVARTLVHALKYQDRTDLAPAMGRWMARAGKELLGEADMLVPVPLHWRRAWGRRYNQSGALGRAIADASGVTLRGDLLQRVRATEQQVGLSRPQRASNVQGAFKVSPDRQSEVQGRRIILVDDVLTSGATVDACARVLLRARAAQVDVLVFARVVDTHRRPI
- the grxC gene encoding glutaredoxin 3, which codes for MTAIEIYTRPGCGYCSAAKSLLSRKKATFTEFDIAKNPTWRQEMYDRAGAGSTFPQIFIGTTHVGGCDELYALDREGKLDVMLNGQKAS
- a CDS encoding carbon-nitrogen hydrolase family protein, yielding MSADKTFTAAMVQMRTGLLPEASLEQGVALIREAAAQGADYVQTPEVSNMMQVNRKALFEHLAAEDDDKSLKAYRGLAQELKIHLHIGSLALRFSPEKAVNRSFLIAPDGQVLACYDKIHMFDIDLGGGESYRESANYQPGETAVISDLPWGRIGLTICYDVRFPALYRALAESGAWFLTVPSAFTKKTGEAHWHTLLRARAIETGCFVFAAAQAGLHENKRETFGHSLIVDPWGVVLAEGGVEPGVFLATIDPAKVETARKAIPSLQHGRRFGIADPKAGPEHLHLVRGSA
- a CDS encoding DUF1178 family protein, whose protein sequence is MIRYTLRCERDHAFESWFQSSAAYDSQVRRKLVTCPVCGSAKVEKAIMAPQIVSKKGRRQEDAPTPRPAAGAEAPAPDSTPLLMTQERELRAKLKELRDHIVKNADNVGERFPNEARAMHYGDKEHRPIYGEASPEEAKSLIDEGIEVSPLPTLPDDRN
- a CDS encoding ABC transporter substrate-binding protein; translated protein: MRAIGVVAFCTLLLSTVDAHSQTSVKIGVLTDLSGPYADFAGEGSVVGTRLAVEEFRRQNSDISVEIISADHQNKADIGSAIARRWFDLEGVDAIVDAANSGVALAVSEIAKDKDKVFLASGPATPDLTGKACSPNTVHWTYDTYALSHGTGGALASSGGDTWFFLTADYAFGRALERDTGAVVTAKGGKVVGSVKHPLNTSDFSSFLLQAQAAKPKVIGLANAGTDTVNAIKQANEFGIADGGTKLAALLFFITDVHSLGLKAARGLVLTEAYYWNLNDETRSFAKRFAEKMPGRVPTQVHAGAYSATLHYLKSVAVAGTKSGAATVADMKRKPTVDSVFGQGSVREDGRQLHDMYLFEVKRPEESTAAWDYYRLLATIPAEEAFRPLSESSCPLVKQQ
- a CDS encoding phenylacetate--CoA ligase family protein, with protein sequence MAEQRAYWNSDKETRPREVREAEILGLMRQQLRYAYEHLPFYRRHYDRAGFHPDQVNSIAAFTERVPVITKQMLRDDQAEHPPFGSYVGAGPVGICRVHGSSGTSGKPTLYAISRGDWDYIADVMAQAFFTCGVRPGDVVQLATVFSLFMGGWGSLLGIERLGATAFPIGAGETERQIELMWRVKSTVLITTPSYALHMLEVARSMGLDPSTSPLRLGIFIGEPGSSIPGTRQALESGWGIVVRDMATTSEMTPWGTNAECERGHGVHVMQDEVWTEIVAKDNPNRALPDGESGAVVYTHLRRQSQPMIRFYSGDESHMTHEPCGCGRTYPRLPMGVYGRLDDMLLIRGANVYPSQVQRSLLSVPGTGIEFKILLERSGALDTATVRVERDPAASTDNLAEFDSELAKQVKRRLKNDTNINFEVEVLAPNTLERAISKANRVDDRRPRFRPGQDVR
- a CDS encoding TetR/AcrR family transcriptional regulator, which produces MAATLAKQQANRWPALLEAAAALFAERGYHATTIRDVAEAAGVTPGALYFHVPTKQALLVAVYAEGVDRIVRHVDALVDQETEPALRFRRAIEAHLESILDASAFARVIVRVLPDDVPEAAAELRAQRDRYETRFRALIAALDLPAGRSPTLLRMLLLGALNATPIWYRRAHGGLDAIVDEFVAVFGIGPSGAEAKPRRRSR